Proteins encoded in a region of the Vicia villosa cultivar HV-30 ecotype Madison, WI linkage group LG5, Vvil1.0, whole genome shotgun sequence genome:
- the LOC131604036 gene encoding pentatricopeptide repeat-containing protein At4g21300-like, with translation MNYKFGTSFHRITVALKQRSFYTTTSCNYVLSKSRLLEESFTAQLESMFRASSNSDASVVKQVRQIHAQVVVGGMGNSLTLGSRILGIYVLCGKFNDAGNLFYRVELCYSLPWNWLIRGFSMMGCFDFALMFFFRMLGSNVAPDKYTFPYVIKACGGLNNVKLCKMVHGLAGSMGFHMDLFIGSSLIKLYTDNGCVHDARCLFDELPVRDCILWNVMFNGYVKNGDFDSALGTFQEMRNSYVKANSVTFVCLLSVCATRGILGAGVQLHGLVIRSGFESDPQLANTLITMYSKCGSLFDARKIFDTMPQTDTVTWNGLIAGYVQNGLTDEAAPLLKAMIASGVKLDSITFASFLPSILESGSLKHCKEVHSYIVRHGVPFDVYLKSALVDIYFKGGDVEMACKTFQQNTLVDVAVCTAMISGYVLNGLNIEAINIFRWLVQEGMIPNCLTMASVLPACAALASLKVGKELHCDILKKGLENVCQVGSSITYMYAKCGRLDLAYQFFRRMPEKDSVCWNLMIVSFSQNGKPEMAVDLFRQMGMSGTKFDAVSLSATLSACANLPALYNGKELHCFVVRNSFISDTFVASALIDMYSKCGKLALARCVFDMMDCKNEVSWNSIIAAYGNHGRPRECLDLFHEMLEAGIQPDHVTFLVILSACGHAGLVDEGVYYFRCMTEEYGICARMEHFACMVDLYGRAGRLHEAFDTIKSMPFTPDAGTWGSLLGACRIHGNVELAKLASRHLVELDPTNSGYYVLLSNVHAGAGEWESVLKVRSLMREKGVQKIPGYSWIDVNGGTHMFSAADGSHSQSVEIYLILKCLLLELRKEGYVPQPYLPLHPQIMSNNCLENH, from the coding sequence ATGAACTACAAATTCGGAACTAGTTTCCACAGAATAACCGTTGCATTGAAACAACGAAGTTTCTACACAACAACCAGTTGCAATTATGTCCTATCAAAATCACGTTTATTGGAAGAATCTTTTACTGCACAATTGGAATCTATGTTTCGGGCTAGTTCGAATTCGGATGCATCAGTGGTTAAACAAGTTAGGCAAATTCATGCTCAGGTTGTTGTTGGTGGAATGGGTAATAGTCTTACATTGGGTTCAAGGATTCTGGGAATTTATGTTCTTtgtggaaagttcaatgatgctgGAAATTTGTTTTATAGGGTAGAGTTATGTTATAGTCTTCCTTGGAATTGGTTAATAAGAGGTTTTTCTATGATGGGTTGTTTTGATTTTGCTTTGATGTTTTTCTTTAGGATGTTAGGGAGTAATGTTGCACCTGATAAGTATACATTTCCTTATGTGATTAAAGCTTGTGGTGGTTTGAATAATGTGAAGTTGTGTAAGATGGTTCATGGTTTGGCTGGGTCGATGGGGTTTCATATGGATTTGTTTATCGGTAGTTCGTTGATTAAGTTGTATACGGATAATGGTTGTGTTCATGATGCTAGGTGTCTGTTTGATGAATTGCCTGTGAGAGACTGTATTTTGTGGAATGTTATGTTTAATGGATATGTGAAAAATGGGGATTTTGATTCAGCGTTGGGAACTTTTCAGGAAATGAGGAACTCTTACGTTAAGGCTAATTCGGTTACGTTTGTTTGTCTTTTGTCGGTGTGTGCTACGAGAGGGATACTTGGTGCTGGTGTTCAGCTTCATGGTCTTGTTATTAGGAGTGGGTTTGAGTCTGATCCTCAGTTGGCAAATACGCTTATTACAATGTACTCTAAATGTGGGAGCCTTTTTGATGCGAGAAAGATTTTTGATACGATGCCACAGACTGATACAGTTACTTGGAATGGTTTGATTGCTGGATATGTACAGAATGGATTAACAGACGAGGCTGCGCCTTTGTTAAAAGCAATGATAGCTAGTGGAGTCAAACTAGATTCGATTACATTTGCAAGTTTCCTTCCTTCAATTCTTGAATCTGGGAGTCTCAAACATTGTAAGGAAGTTCATAGTTATATAGTGCGGCATGGGGTGCCTTTTGATGTCTATTTGAAGAGCGCTCTCGTTGACATATACTTCAAGGGAGGAGATGTGGAGATGGCATGCAAGACTTTCCAGCAGAATACTTTAGTTGATGTTGCAGTTTGCACGGCTATGATATCGGGCTATGTACTTAACGGGCTGAATATTGAAGCTATAAACATTTTTAGGTGGTTAGTTCAAGAGGGAATGATCCCTAATTGCCTGACTATGGCTAGTGTTTTGCCAGCGTGTGCTGCTTTAGCATCTCTGAAAGTAGGGAAGGAATTGCACTGTGACATTTTGAAAAAAGGACTGGAGAATGTGTGTCAAGTGGGATCTTCTATCACATATATGTATGCAAAGTGTGGAAGATTGGATCTTGCCTATCAATTTTTCAGAAGAATGCCTGAAAAAGATAGTGTATGCTGGAACTTAATGATTGTAAGTTTCTCACAGAATGGGAAGCCAGAAATGGCCGTCGACCTTTTTCGTCAAATGGGAATGAGTGGAACAAAGTTTGACGCAGTGAGCTTATCAGCTACTCTCTCTGCTTGTGCAAATTTACCAGCACTCTATAACGGGAAAGAGTTGCATTGCTTTGTGGTAAGAAACTCATTTATCTCTGACACTTTTGTTGCAAGTGCACTAATCGACATGTATTCTAAATGCGGAAAACTAGCTTTGGCTCGGTGTGTGTTTGACATGATGGATTGCAAGAATGAAGTTTCATGGAATAGCATCATTGCTGCCTATGGAAACCACGGTCGCCCAAGAGAGTGCCTGGATCTATTCCATGAGATGTTAGAAGCCGGGATTCAACCTGATCATGTTACTTTTCTCGTTATACTATCGGCATGTGGTCATGCAGGCCTAGTTGATGAAGGGGTATACTACTTCCGTTGCATGACCGAGGAATACGGGATATGTGCTAGGATGGAACACTTTGCATGCATGGTAGATTTGTATGGTCGTGCTGGTCGTTTGCACGAAGCATTTGATACCATAAAGAGCATGCCATTCACCCCTGATGCAGGTACTTGGGGTTCACTTCTTGGTGCTTGTCGGATTCATGGAAATGTTGAACTGGCTAAACTTGCTTCAAGACATCTTGTTGAACTAGACCCAACAAATTCTGGATACTATGTTTTGCTTTCAAATGTACATGCTGGAGCCGGTGAGTGGGAAAGTGTTCTTAAGGTTAGAAGTTTAATGAGGGAAAAAGGAGTTCAAAAGATACCTGGATACAGCTGGATTGATGTTAATGGTGGAACTCATATGTTTTCTGCTGCTGATGGAAGTCACTCACAATCTGTTGAGATCTATTTGATTCTTAAATGTCTTCTTCTTGAGTTGAGAAAAGAGGGTTATGTTCCTCAACCTTATCTTCCGCTGCACCCACAAATTATGAGCAATAATTGTTTGGAGAATCATTGA
- the LOC131604037 gene encoding uncharacterized protein LOC131604037 isoform X1: MGFSGGLKAAMLVSSSLSHARPLTCASSSRLVSQPHDLVKWVTREGGFVHRAVKIAQLDSGGYGLGLVAKEEIPIGADLIVLPQHLPLHFTSFQQDQKNDENSLLLQLSSHVPDELWAMKLGLKLLHERAKLGSFWWPYISNLPETFSLPIFFPGEDIKNLQYAPVLHQVNKRCRFLLDFEQQVKRALVGVKPDKHPFDGQEVDASSLGWAMSAVSSRAFKLHGNKNSNGINFDIPMMLPLIDMCNHSFNPNARIVQEQESGSTNMRVKVVAEKVIKEDDPLLLCYGCLNNDLFLLDYGFVIQSNPYDCIELRYDGALLEAASMAAGVSSPNFSTPAPWQELILSQLNLAGEAPDLKVSIGGQEIIEGRLLAALRVLLATDKETVRKYDLNTLKSLDAEAPLGVANEIAVFRTLIALCVVALGHFPTKLMDDESLLKQGASGSTELAIQFRIQKKSIIIDVMKNLARKVKVLSSNEKVTAEG; this comes from the exons ATGGGATTTAGCGGTGGTTTGAAGGCGGCGATGTTAGTGTCGTCGTCGTTGAGTCACGCGCGACCGCTAACATGCGCGTCGTCATCGCGATTAGTGTCGCAACCACACGACCTTGTGAAATGGGTGACGAGAGAAGGTGGTTTCGTGCACCGTGCGGTGAAGATAGCGCAACTCGATTCTGGTGGTTATGGATTAGGGTTAGTGGCTAAGGAAGAAATTCCGATTGGTGCTGATTTAATTGTTCTTCCTCAACATCTTCCTTTGCACTTTACGTCTTTTCAGCAGGATCAGAAGAATGATGAGAACTCTCTGCTACTTCAATTGAGCTCACATGTTCCTG ATGAACTATGGGCAATGAAACTGGGTTTGAAGCTTCTTCATGAAAGGGCAAAACTTGGATCTTTTTGGTGGCCATACATCAGTAATCTCCCAGAAACATTCTCTCTTCCTATCTTTTTTCCTGGGGAAGACATCAAGAATTTGCAGTATGCTCCTGTTCTTCACCAG GTCAACAAAAGATGCcgatttcttcttgattttgagcAACAAGTCAAGCGTGCGTTAGTTGGTGTTAAACCAGATAAGCATCCTTTTGATGGTCAAGAAGTGGATGCTTCATCTCTGGGGTGGGCGATGTCAGCAGTTTCATCTAGAGCATTCAAGTTACATGGTAACAAAAATTCAAATGGGATAAACTTTGATATACCAATGATGCTTCCTCTAATTGACATGTGTAATCATAGTTTCAATCCAAATGCTAGAATTGTTCAGGAACAAGAAAGTGGTAGCACTAACATGCGGGTGAAG GTTGTGGCTGAGAAAGTAATCAAGGAAGATGATCCTTTATTACTCTGCTATGGATGTTTAAACAACGATCTTTTCCTTCTTGATTACGGATTCGTGATACAATCAAACCCTTATGACTGTATCGAGCTCAGATATGACGGTGCTCTTTTGGAGGCTGCAAGCATGGCAGCTGGAGTTTCTTCACCAAACTTCTCGACACCTGCTCCATGGCAGGAACTTATTTTATCACAGCTAAATCTTGCTGGAGAAGCTCCTGATCTCAAG GTGAGCATAGGTGGTCAAGAAATAATCGAAGGCCGTTTATTGGCTGCACTGAGAGTACTCCTCGCAACTGATAAAGAAACTGTACGGAAGTATGACCTCAACACACTCAAGTCTTTAGATGCTGAGGCTCCTCTGGGTGTTGCAAATGAAATTGCTGTATTTCGTACCTTGATCGCGCTCTGTGTCGTTGCACTGGGACACTTTCCCACCAAATTAATGGATGATGAATCTTTATTGAAGCAGGGTGCTTCAGGTTCAACAGAGTTAGCCATTCAGTTCAGAATCCAGAAGAAATCTATAATTATAGATGTTATGAAAAATCTTGCTAGGAAGGTAAAGGTTCTTTCATCAAATGAGAAAGTTACTGCTGAAGGCTAA
- the LOC131604037 gene encoding uncharacterized protein LOC131604037 isoform X2 — translation MFLHLTDELWAMKLGLKLLHERAKLGSFWWPYISNLPETFSLPIFFPGEDIKNLQYAPVLHQVNKRCRFLLDFEQQVKRALVGVKPDKHPFDGQEVDASSLGWAMSAVSSRAFKLHGNKNSNGINFDIPMMLPLIDMCNHSFNPNARIVQEQESGSTNMRVKVVAEKVIKEDDPLLLCYGCLNNDLFLLDYGFVIQSNPYDCIELRYDGALLEAASMAAGVSSPNFSTPAPWQELILSQLNLAGEAPDLKVSIGGQEIIEGRLLAALRVLLATDKETVRKYDLNTLKSLDAEAPLGVANEIAVFRTLIALCVVALGHFPTKLMDDESLLKQGASGSTELAIQFRIQKKSIIIDVMKNLARKVKVLSSNEKVTAEG, via the exons ATGTTCCTG CATTTGACAGATGAACTATGGGCAATGAAACTGGGTTTGAAGCTTCTTCATGAAAGGGCAAAACTTGGATCTTTTTGGTGGCCATACATCAGTAATCTCCCAGAAACATTCTCTCTTCCTATCTTTTTTCCTGGGGAAGACATCAAGAATTTGCAGTATGCTCCTGTTCTTCACCAG GTCAACAAAAGATGCcgatttcttcttgattttgagcAACAAGTCAAGCGTGCGTTAGTTGGTGTTAAACCAGATAAGCATCCTTTTGATGGTCAAGAAGTGGATGCTTCATCTCTGGGGTGGGCGATGTCAGCAGTTTCATCTAGAGCATTCAAGTTACATGGTAACAAAAATTCAAATGGGATAAACTTTGATATACCAATGATGCTTCCTCTAATTGACATGTGTAATCATAGTTTCAATCCAAATGCTAGAATTGTTCAGGAACAAGAAAGTGGTAGCACTAACATGCGGGTGAAG GTTGTGGCTGAGAAAGTAATCAAGGAAGATGATCCTTTATTACTCTGCTATGGATGTTTAAACAACGATCTTTTCCTTCTTGATTACGGATTCGTGATACAATCAAACCCTTATGACTGTATCGAGCTCAGATATGACGGTGCTCTTTTGGAGGCTGCAAGCATGGCAGCTGGAGTTTCTTCACCAAACTTCTCGACACCTGCTCCATGGCAGGAACTTATTTTATCACAGCTAAATCTTGCTGGAGAAGCTCCTGATCTCAAG GTGAGCATAGGTGGTCAAGAAATAATCGAAGGCCGTTTATTGGCTGCACTGAGAGTACTCCTCGCAACTGATAAAGAAACTGTACGGAAGTATGACCTCAACACACTCAAGTCTTTAGATGCTGAGGCTCCTCTGGGTGTTGCAAATGAAATTGCTGTATTTCGTACCTTGATCGCGCTCTGTGTCGTTGCACTGGGACACTTTCCCACCAAATTAATGGATGATGAATCTTTATTGAAGCAGGGTGCTTCAGGTTCAACAGAGTTAGCCATTCAGTTCAGAATCCAGAAGAAATCTATAATTATAGATGTTATGAAAAATCTTGCTAGGAAGGTAAAGGTTCTTTCATCAAATGAGAAAGTTACTGCTGAAGGCTAA